One region of Kangiella marina genomic DNA includes:
- a CDS encoding MATE family efflux transporter, with protein sequence MEKHSLRQIGEESSALIKVAIPAILAQLAQMTLGVVDTVMAGNYSKHALAAVGTGANAFMIIFALYLGLSFALNPMVSHYNGQGQFKKIGKTFQMGIFIAIAFGIVGFFILRSMETPLLLMGVTPDISGLTADYLTAMSWGTIPAFLFLALRASNEGLFSTKAIMICSFMVIPFNILFNTWFIYGGFGLPAMGAVGVGYATSVVWTLLFVFLLIYTYKNSRYEHLNIFKNISWPKTALIKEYFSIGTPIAVGMLMEVGLFGMIGIMVARYGVDLTGAHQIAMNIATVAFMVPLGLSVAITARVGFWRGKQDFQQMRLAGFCGIGISVLFQALSVTLMLLFRHDFVGFYTDNPELIQLAASLIFLAAIFQFSDGLQINSAGALRGMKDTKIPMIYMAVAYWMFGFPIGYYLAEYQGLKVQGFWIGIIVGLSIAAILLLSRFIRRSKHAILFAQNQ encoded by the coding sequence ATGGAAAAGCATTCTCTACGCCAAATTGGTGAAGAAAGTAGCGCGCTTATTAAGGTTGCTATCCCAGCCATCCTTGCCCAGCTGGCACAAATGACCCTGGGCGTGGTTGATACAGTCATGGCAGGCAACTACAGCAAGCATGCCCTAGCAGCAGTAGGTACGGGCGCCAATGCCTTCATGATTATATTTGCCCTATACCTTGGACTCAGCTTCGCCTTAAACCCGATGGTTTCGCATTATAACGGCCAGGGGCAGTTCAAAAAAATTGGCAAGACATTCCAGATGGGGATATTCATAGCCATCGCTTTCGGTATTGTCGGTTTCTTTATCCTCCGCAGCATGGAAACACCCTTGCTGTTAATGGGGGTCACCCCTGATATATCTGGACTTACGGCAGACTACCTGACAGCCATGAGCTGGGGAACCATTCCTGCGTTCTTATTTTTGGCGTTAAGAGCCTCCAACGAAGGGCTCTTCTCAACCAAAGCCATCATGATCTGTTCTTTTATGGTGATACCGTTCAATATTTTATTTAATACTTGGTTTATCTATGGTGGATTCGGTCTTCCTGCCATGGGCGCGGTCGGCGTTGGGTATGCCACTAGCGTGGTCTGGACGTTACTGTTCGTTTTTTTGCTGATTTATACCTACAAAAACAGTCGCTACGAACATTTGAATATTTTCAAGAATATCAGTTGGCCCAAAACAGCTTTAATTAAGGAATATTTTTCCATTGGTACCCCTATCGCAGTAGGGATGCTGATGGAAGTCGGACTTTTTGGCATGATAGGTATTATGGTCGCTCGTTATGGTGTCGATTTAACCGGTGCGCACCAAATCGCGATGAACATTGCAACCGTTGCTTTTATGGTTCCTCTTGGGCTTTCAGTAGCGATTACTGCCCGAGTAGGCTTCTGGCGCGGTAAGCAAGACTTCCAACAAATGCGCCTTGCTGGCTTCTGCGGTATTGGCATCAGCGTGTTATTTCAAGCCCTTTCAGTGACGCTGATGTTACTCTTTAGGCATGACTTTGTCGGGTTTTATACCGATAACCCTGAACTTATCCAGTTAGCAGCGAGCTTGATATTCTTGGCCGCCATTTTCCAGTTTTCGGACGGGCTACAAATCAACAGCGCTGGCGCTTTACGCGGCATGAAAGACACCAAAATCCCCATGATTTACATGGCCGTTGCCTATTGGATGTTTGGCTTTCCGATTGGCTATTACTTGGCAGAGTATCAAGGACTTAAAGTTCAAGGCTTCTGGATAGGCATCATTGTAGGACTATCGATAGCAGCTATTCTGTTGCTCTCTCGCTTTATTCGACGCTCAAAACACGCCATTTTGTTTGCCCAGAATCAATAA
- a CDS encoding cupin domain-containing protein, giving the protein MAKMQADMLGEMSPEEFLSDYWQKKPLLIRGGFTDDPALISAEELAGYSLDDDIESRLIQHNSQQQRWQLSHGPLDETTFETLGEENWTLLVQSLDYFHPPLQTLTRACNFLPRWRLDDIMVSFATANGGVGPHLDKYDVFLIQGEGQRRWRVGFQDQKVSSINPHPQIAQVEPFEATIDVIVNPGDVLYIPPRTPHWGVSVGNSITYSIGFRAPSIGSILDSALSSASLEFDSLWEDSGKLKKYHAYGALHSEIPDWALDQLQTLLNRRELLIAAGKAVTDLKYPELLDTVDLPKSQELSEIAMTEGVELKPLARIAYFEHEQALLTFINGVYFQFPKGLEKALQKLNQQYSLNKHDLEELPRLPLGEFLTHGIALGALRLCGSKR; this is encoded by the coding sequence ATGGCGAAGATGCAAGCTGACATGCTAGGAGAAATGAGTCCCGAGGAGTTCCTTTCGGACTATTGGCAGAAAAAGCCGCTACTGATTCGTGGTGGCTTCACTGACGATCCTGCGTTAATTAGCGCAGAAGAGTTAGCGGGATACAGCCTTGATGATGATATTGAGTCGAGACTAATCCAGCACAACTCACAGCAGCAACGCTGGCAACTTTCCCATGGACCGCTTGACGAGACAACGTTTGAGACATTGGGCGAGGAAAACTGGACACTTCTGGTTCAATCGCTCGACTACTTCCATCCGCCTTTACAAACATTAACCAGAGCTTGTAACTTTCTGCCTCGTTGGCGCTTAGACGATATTATGGTTTCTTTCGCGACAGCGAATGGTGGAGTCGGCCCGCATCTTGATAAGTATGACGTTTTCCTAATTCAAGGTGAAGGCCAGCGTAGATGGCGCGTAGGCTTTCAAGATCAAAAAGTGAGTAGCATCAACCCTCACCCACAAATCGCTCAAGTAGAGCCCTTTGAAGCGACGATTGATGTCATCGTCAATCCGGGTGATGTGCTTTATATTCCTCCAAGAACGCCTCACTGGGGTGTTTCGGTTGGTAACAGTATTACCTACTCCATCGGTTTTAGAGCGCCTAGCATAGGATCTATCCTTGATTCTGCACTAAGTTCGGCATCGTTAGAGTTCGATAGCTTGTGGGAAGACTCTGGAAAATTAAAAAAGTACCATGCCTACGGAGCACTGCATTCTGAAATTCCAGACTGGGCTCTTGATCAACTGCAAACGCTATTGAATCGACGCGAACTTTTAATCGCAGCAGGTAAAGCAGTAACCGATTTAAAATACCCTGAACTCTTAGATACCGTGGACTTGCCGAAGTCTCAAGAGCTTTCTGAAATAGCCATGACGGAAGGCGTAGAACTGAAACCTCTAGCTCGAATCGCTTATTTTGAGCATGAGCAAGCACTACTGACTTTCATTAATGGCGTTTACTTCCAGTTCCCTAAAGGCCTGGAAAAAGCCCTACAAAAGCTGAACCAGCAGTACAGCTTGAATAAACATGATCTCGAAGAGTTACCACGATTACCGCTAGGCGAATTCCTAACCCACGGCATCGCACTAGGTGCACTCAGGCTTTGCGGTTCGAAGCGCTAG
- the purB gene encoding adenylosuccinate lyase produces MQLSALTAISPVDGRYGSKATDLRPIFSEYGLLKYRVTVEVRWLQALAQASEIKEVPEFSSTANKLLDEIVENFSEENAARIKEIERTTNHDVKAVEYFLKEQVEANDEVAKVSEFIHFACTSEDINNLSYALMLKEGTEALIDYQKQVVNSIRDLAGQFVEIPMMSRTHGQPASPSTMGKEMANVVYRLERQLKQIENQEVLGKINGAVGNYNAHLSAYPDFDWQSFAEKFVTSLDLTWNAYTTQVEPHDYMAELFDAIARYNTIIIDFDRDVWGYIALGHFKQKTIAGEIGSSTMPHKVNPIDFENSEGNLGIANALFDHLAMKLPISRWQRDLSDSTVQRVLGVGFAHSVIAYQATLKGISKLEVNEQSLLNELNSNWELLAEPIQTVMRRYAIPNPYEKLKELTRGKRVTQEDLKAFIDSLELPQEEKDRLKQLTPATYIGNAIDQAKSI; encoded by the coding sequence ATGCAACTTTCCGCGTTAACTGCAATTTCTCCTGTCGACGGTCGTTATGGTTCAAAAGCGACTGACTTACGCCCAATTTTCAGTGAATATGGACTTCTAAAGTACCGAGTTACAGTGGAAGTTCGCTGGCTACAAGCACTTGCACAAGCTTCTGAAATAAAAGAAGTTCCAGAGTTTTCAAGCACAGCCAACAAGCTTCTCGATGAGATCGTAGAAAACTTTTCTGAAGAGAACGCAGCACGCATCAAAGAGATCGAGCGCACCACCAATCACGATGTAAAAGCGGTTGAATACTTCCTGAAAGAGCAAGTTGAAGCTAACGATGAAGTGGCTAAAGTTAGCGAGTTCATTCACTTTGCTTGTACTTCTGAGGATATCAACAACCTGTCTTATGCTTTGATGCTTAAAGAAGGCACTGAAGCGCTTATCGACTATCAAAAACAAGTGGTTAATTCGATTCGCGACTTAGCGGGCCAATTTGTTGAAATTCCGATGATGTCTCGTACCCATGGACAACCAGCCTCTCCGTCGACCATGGGCAAAGAGATGGCTAACGTGGTTTACCGTCTAGAGCGTCAGCTAAAACAGATCGAAAACCAAGAAGTCTTAGGCAAAATCAATGGTGCGGTGGGTAACTATAATGCTCACCTGTCAGCCTACCCAGACTTTGACTGGCAGAGCTTCGCGGAGAAGTTCGTAACGTCTCTTGATTTGACTTGGAATGCCTACACGACCCAAGTTGAGCCGCATGACTATATGGCAGAGTTGTTTGATGCCATCGCACGCTATAACACCATCATCATCGACTTTGATCGTGATGTTTGGGGATACATTGCTCTGGGCCACTTTAAGCAAAAAACCATTGCAGGCGAAATTGGCTCGTCCACCATGCCACATAAAGTTAACCCGATTGACTTCGAAAACTCAGAAGGCAACTTGGGCATCGCCAATGCATTGTTTGATCACTTAGCGATGAAGCTTCCTATTTCCCGTTGGCAGCGTGACTTATCAGACTCTACGGTTCAGCGTGTTTTGGGCGTCGGTTTTGCACACAGTGTTATTGCTTATCAGGCAACGCTGAAAGGCATTTCTAAACTTGAGGTTAACGAGCAGTCGCTTCTTAATGAATTGAACTCAAACTGGGAGCTATTAGCAGAGCCGATTCAAACGGTCATGCGCCGCTATGCTATCCCGAACCCTTATGAAAAGTTGAAAGAGTTAACTCGTGGAAAACGCGTGACTCAGGAAGATCTGAAAGCATTTATTGATAGCTTGGAGTTGCCTCAAGAGGAAAAAGACCGCTTGAAACAGCTCACGCCTGCCACTTATATTGGTAACGCGATCGATCAAGCTAAATCAATCTAA
- the acnB gene encoding bifunctional aconitate hydratase 2/2-methylisocitrate dehydratase, translated as MLEAYRKHVAERAEQGIPPLPLSAEQVNELVELLKNPPAGEEEFLVELLTDRVPPGVDEAAYVKAGFLAAIAKGEAESPLVNKEHAVKLLGTMLGGYNIATLVELLDNNELSLLAGEKLKDTLLMFDAFHDVAEKADAGNEVAKDVIKSWAEGEWFTKKPKIDEKITLTVFKVPGETNTDDLSPAQDAWSRPDIPLHSLAMLKNSREGIDADKEGEIGPISVIEKLEEKGNPIVYVGDVVGTGSSRKSATNSVLWLMGNDIPHVPNKRAGGFCFGNNIAPIFYNTMKDAGAMPVELDVSKMEMGDVIDFYPYEGKVTKNGDVIAEFEYGSKVIFDEVQAGGRIPLIIGRGLTERAREYLGLEATDLFRNAEEVADSGKGFTLAQKMVGRACGLEGVRAGQYCVPKMTTVGSQDTTGPMTRDELKDLACLGFSADLVMQSFCHTAAYPKPVDVGTQHTLPDFIMNRGGVSLRPGDGIIHSWLNRMLLPDTVGTGGDSHTRFPLGISFPAGSGLVAFAAATGVMPLDMPESVLVRFKGKRQPGITLRDLVHAIPYQAIQDGHLTVEKAGKKNIFSGRILEIEGLEDLTAEQAFELSDASAERSAAGCTIKLSDESVAEYLESNIVLLKWMISNGYGDQRTLSRRIEKMQEWLDNPSLLSADADAEYTEVIEIDMDNLKEPVLCAPNDPDDARLLSEVAGDKIDEVFIGSCMTNIGHFRAAAKLLEDIEAGTLQTRLWIAPPTKMDEHQLMEEGHYNTFGRSGARLEMPGCSLCMGNQARVAPKSTVVSTSTRNFPNRLGQGANVYLASAELASVAAVMGKLPTVEEYMEYANKIDSMADDIYVYMNFHQMEEYKQQANKVTIPVSNQVTVGS; from the coding sequence GTGTTAGAAGCATACAGAAAACATGTAGCAGAACGTGCTGAGCAAGGTATTCCACCTTTGCCTTTGAGCGCCGAGCAAGTAAATGAACTTGTTGAGTTATTGAAAAACCCACCAGCTGGTGAGGAAGAGTTTTTAGTTGAGCTATTAACTGACCGAGTACCTCCTGGTGTTGATGAGGCTGCTTATGTAAAAGCTGGCTTCTTGGCGGCGATCGCAAAAGGTGAAGCTGAGTCTCCGTTAGTTAATAAAGAGCACGCAGTAAAACTTCTTGGCACAATGCTTGGTGGTTACAACATCGCCACGCTAGTTGAATTGCTTGATAATAACGAATTGAGCCTGCTTGCTGGTGAAAAGCTTAAAGATACTTTGTTAATGTTTGATGCTTTCCACGATGTGGCTGAAAAAGCAGATGCTGGAAATGAAGTAGCTAAAGACGTGATTAAGTCATGGGCTGAAGGTGAGTGGTTCACTAAAAAGCCAAAAATCGACGAAAAGATCACGCTAACCGTTTTTAAAGTGCCTGGTGAGACGAATACTGATGATTTGTCACCAGCGCAAGACGCATGGTCACGTCCTGATATTCCACTGCACTCGCTGGCAATGTTGAAGAACTCGCGTGAAGGTATCGACGCAGATAAAGAGGGTGAGATTGGCCCTATTAGCGTGATTGAAAAGCTTGAAGAGAAGGGCAACCCAATCGTTTACGTTGGTGACGTTGTGGGTACGGGTTCTTCACGTAAATCAGCTACTAACTCAGTATTATGGTTGATGGGTAACGATATCCCGCATGTACCGAATAAGCGTGCTGGCGGTTTCTGCTTTGGTAATAATATTGCTCCAATTTTCTACAACACTATGAAAGACGCTGGAGCGATGCCGGTTGAGCTTGATGTGTCGAAAATGGAGATGGGCGACGTTATCGATTTTTACCCGTATGAAGGTAAAGTCACTAAAAACGGCGACGTTATCGCTGAGTTTGAATACGGCAGCAAAGTTATCTTTGATGAAGTCCAAGCGGGTGGTCGTATTCCTCTTATCATTGGTCGTGGTTTGACGGAACGTGCTCGTGAATACTTGGGCTTAGAAGCAACTGACTTATTCCGTAACGCGGAAGAAGTCGCTGATTCTGGTAAAGGCTTTACTTTAGCGCAGAAAATGGTTGGTCGTGCTTGTGGTCTTGAAGGCGTACGCGCTGGTCAATATTGTGTACCGAAAATGACGACGGTTGGCTCACAAGATACAACCGGCCCAATGACTCGTGATGAGTTAAAAGATTTGGCCTGCTTAGGTTTCTCTGCTGACTTAGTCATGCAATCTTTCTGTCACACAGCAGCTTACCCAAAACCTGTTGATGTGGGTACTCAGCATACGCTTCCTGATTTCATCATGAACCGTGGCGGTGTTTCGCTTCGTCCAGGCGACGGTATTATTCACAGCTGGCTAAACCGTATGTTGCTTCCTGATACAGTAGGTACTGGTGGTGACTCGCATACTCGTTTCCCTCTAGGCATCTCTTTCCCAGCGGGTTCAGGCTTGGTTGCTTTCGCAGCAGCGACAGGTGTTATGCCGCTTGATATGCCTGAATCGGTATTGGTTCGTTTTAAAGGTAAGCGTCAGCCAGGCATCACGTTACGTGATTTAGTGCATGCGATTCCTTATCAAGCCATTCAAGATGGTCATCTAACCGTTGAAAAAGCGGGTAAGAAGAACATCTTCTCTGGTCGTATTCTTGAAATCGAAGGTCTTGAAGACTTAACTGCTGAGCAAGCATTTGAACTTTCTGATGCATCGGCTGAGCGTTCTGCTGCCGGCTGTACGATTAAGCTGAGCGATGAGTCTGTGGCTGAATACCTTGAGTCGAACATTGTTCTATTAAAGTGGATGATTTCTAACGGTTACGGCGACCAGCGTACGCTGTCACGTCGTATCGAGAAGATGCAAGAGTGGTTGGATAATCCAAGTTTGTTGTCTGCGGATGCCGATGCTGAGTACACTGAAGTTATCGAGATCGATATGGATAACTTAAAAGAGCCAGTATTATGTGCACCGAACGATCCAGATGATGCTCGTTTATTAAGTGAAGTCGCTGGCGATAAGATCGATGAAGTGTTCATTGGTTCTTGTATGACTAATATTGGTCACTTCCGCGCGGCTGCGAAATTACTAGAAGATATTGAGGCTGGTACGCTGCAAACACGTTTATGGATTGCGCCACCAACGAAGATGGATGAGCATCAGTTGATGGAAGAAGGGCACTACAATACGTTTGGTCGTTCAGGTGCTCGCCTTGAAATGCCGGGTTGTTCATTATGTATGGGTAACCAAGCACGTGTTGCTCCAAAGTCTACTGTAGTTTCTACGTCAACGCGTAACTTCCCGAACCGCTTAGGTCAGGGTGCTAACGTTTATTTGGCGTCTGCTGAGCTGGCTTCTGTTGCAGCTGTGATGGGCAAGCTACCGACAGTAGAAGAATATATGGAATACGCCAATAAGATCGACTCTATGGCTGATGATATCTACGTTTATATGAACTTCCACCAAATGGAAGAGTATAAGCAGCAAGCTAATAAAGTGACGATACCGGTTAGCAACCAAGTTACCGTTGGTTCTTAA